Proteins encoded by one window of Drosophila melanogaster chromosome X:
- the Dna2 gene encoding DNA replication helicase/nuclease 2, isoform B: MATKRVLTPNILENDNTDVTSSNPQKKFKEQLDFSSDEVENIDWGDNDDFDLALIAAMDSISNHRLELTKWQRCEVVRLEQLPNRKGLKVHVKRISGGDPETADCQLLPPWNCMPMQVGDTVSLLGKWDPSAGCYVVDKEQGYCVSHPDFLISGTTVTGSLFCKRKSVLQERFRGLDSGNSVMVIGTLVHELLQKVLRQKLFDKKHIQSALQEMLASSSLAHLLYASNLIQVEMEDHLMKFIDPIVSFVAQYVKGEPPSVLLPEVYRGQIHEICDIEENLWVPQLGLKGKVDVSVKVKNQRQREEIIPLELKTGRASFSMEHKGQLLLYQLMHSAQGRDTQSGLLLYLKEGLLREVASGRNEQRDLLMLRNDLAYWLTREVAIPASKEDPLEQLPLPEPVYHHSACGNCAYNTICSSFAQKDSSLQLSDSHPLKKLMPQLLEHLSEADHAYVQHWCGLLALEEQHNRQSSHVRSFWTKDPAEREKEGIAIRHLKLVKGQEVILEEGRYRQTLELGEEADPSRDLSLSGFDLGEYVVISSTSRLAVAAGFIVSIEARRLDLRLERDLSQRYSEETFIIDKHDSQSFATFNFTNLGMLLSEGERFQELRDIIVAKKPPEQHKVLPKIILTKGAPILLNLNKVQQNAALRALTTSSHLLIKGLPGTGKTQTLVALVRLLHLLGKSVLITAQTHSAVDNLIMRLLPFGLPMMRLGSGSRIHKQLEEISEERLTKDCKTVEELEKALGQPSIVGVTCLGCGHPLFQRRQFDYCIVDEATQVLQPTVLRPLIHCSKFVLVGDPEQLPPIVRSKEARQRGADETLFQRLDSEKATAVLSLQYRMNKTITRLANELTYGGDLKCASDEVSGARFEVELLNEAPRWVQRALTTHLEQAVTLINTGDCLERCQEFVYASQRLVDTCSSIEQSFSEDKDEIRKLTSKKRVSKYTNYCEAGIVMHLLRYLLKSGYEASRIGVIAPYRAQVELFKKLASKLDTDLECNTVDQFQGRDKNLIIYSCSKTGGDFSDMERSREAEILEDQRRLTVAITRAKNKLILLGDIKCLEQYGPFRQLFKHIPDRCRLKLEEGRMEFGWQRIQEDLVGLMDT, encoded by the exons ATGGCCACCAAACGCGTGCTGACGCCTAATATTTTGGAGAATGATAACACTGACGTGACGTCATCCAATCCACAAAAGAAATTCAAAGAGCAACTGGATTTTTCGTCAGACGAAGTGGAGAACATTGATTGGGGTGACAATGATGACTTCGATTTGGCGCTGATTGCAGCTATGGATTCTATATCCAATCATCGATTGGAGCTCACCAAGTGGCAGCGTTGCGAAGTGGTGCGGCTGGAGCAGCTCCCCAATAGAAAAGGCCTTAAAGTGCATGTTAAGAGGATTTCTGGCGGGGATCCGGAGACAGCTGATTGCCAACTGCTACCGCCGTGGAATTGCATGCCAATGCAAGTTGGAGACACTGTCTCCCTGTTGGGCAAGTGGGATCCGTCTGCAGGATGCTATGTGGTCGATAAGGAGCAGGGCTACTGCGTGTCCCATCCGGATTTCCTCATTTCCGGCACCACAGTCACCGGTTCCCTGTTTTGCAAACGGAAATCTGTTCTGCAGGAACGATTTCGCGGTCTGGACTCGGGAAACTCTGTT ATGGTCATTGGCACTCTGGTGCACGAATTGCTGCAAAAGGTTCTACGCCAGAAGCTCTTCGATAAAAAACACATTCAATCTGCCCTCCAGGAGATGCTGGCCAGCTCTTCTTTGGCTCATTTACTCTATGCCAGCAATCTCATCCAGGTGGAAATGGAGGATCATCTGATGAAATTCATTGATCCCATTGTCAGTTTTGTGGCCCAATATGTGAAGGGTGAACCGCCAAGTGTTTTGCTGCCCGAAGTCTATAGAGGTCAAATCCACGAGATATGCGATATAGAGGAGAACCTCTGGGTTCCACAACTGGGACTCAAGGGTAAGGTGGATGTCTCCGTAAAGGTAAAAAATCAACGGCAGAGGGAGGAGATCATACCACTGGAACTGAAGACCGGCCGAGCCAGCTTCTCCATGGAACACAAGGGCCAATTGCTGCTCTACCAACTGATGCACTCTGCCCAGGGCAGGGATACTCAATCGGGATTGCTTCTGTACCTCAAAGAGGGACTCCTACGAGAAGTTGCTAGCGGGAGAAACGAACAGAGGGATCTCCTTATGTTAAGAAATGATCTGGCCTACTGGCTAACACGTGAAGTAGCCATTCCGGCTAGCAAGGAGGATCCACTGGAGCAACTGCCGCTACCCGAACCCGTTTACCATCACAGCGCCTGCGGCAATTGTGCCTACAATACCATTTGCTCCAGTTTCGCCCAGAAGGATTCAAGTTTACAGCTAAGCGACTCACATCCCCTCAAGAAACTCATGCCACAGCTATTGGAGCATCTAAGTGAGGCAGACCATGCCTACGTGCAGCATTGGTGTGGTTTGCTGGCTCTAGAAGAGCAACACAATCGGCAGTCCTCGCATGTGAGGTCTTTTTGGACGAAGGACCCTGCGGAGagagaaaaagaaggcatagCCATTCGACATTTGAAGCTAGTGAAGGGTCAAGAAGTGATATTAGAAGAGGGACGCTATCGCCAGACCTTGGAGCTCGGTGAAGAGGCAGATCCCAGTCGAGATCTCAGCCTCAGTGGG TTCGACTTGGGCGAATATGTTGTAATCAGTTCCACATCCCGTTTGGCCGTTGCTGCTGGTTTTATTGTATCTATAGAAGCTCGTCGTTTGGATCTTCGGCTGGAGAGGGATCTTAGCCAGCGTTATAGCGAGGAGACCTTTATTATTGATAAGCACGATTCGCAGTCCTTTGCCACTTTTAACTTTACCAATCTTGGTATGCTGCTCTCCGAGGGAGAACGCTTCCAGGAGCTGAGAGATATTATTGTGGCCAAGAAGCCACCAGAGCAGCACAAAGTTCTGCCCAAGATCATCCTCACCAAGGGAGCACCCATTCTGCTGAATCTTAACAAAGTGCAACAAAATGCTGCTTTGCGTGCTTTGACAACCAGCAGTCACCTGTTGATCAAGGGACTGCCCGGCACTGGTAAGACCCAGACATTGGTTGCCCTTGTCAGACTGCTCCATCTTCTCGGAAAGAGTGTGCTTATTACAGCACAAACGCATTCGGCTGTGGACAATCTGATCATGCGTTTGCTGCCTTTCGGATTGCCCATGATGAGATTGGGCTCTGGGTCTAGGATTCATAAGCAGTTGGAGGAAATCAGCGAAGAGAGGTTAACAAAAGACTGCAAAACAGTAGAGGAATTGGAGAAGGCTCTAGGGCAGCCTTCCATTGTGGGAGTGACCTGTCTGGGATGTGGACATCCGCTCTTTCAGCGTCGTCAGTTCGATTATTGCATCGTGGATGAGGCCACGCAGGTGTTGCAGCCCACCGTGTTGCGTCCATTGATTCACTGCAGCAAATTTGTCCTTGTGGGAGATCCAGAACAGTTGCCGCCGATTGTCAGATCCAAAGAAGCCCGACAAAGGGGAGCGGATGAGACTTTATTCCAAAGATTGGACTCGGAAAAGGCCACCGCCGTTTTGAGTTTACAGTACCGCATGAACAAAACCATCACCCGGCTGGCCAATGAGCTCACCTATGGAGGAGACCTTAAGTGTGCATCGGATGAGGTGTCCGGCGCGAGGTTTGAAGTCGAACTGTTGAACGAAGCACCCAGATGGGTGCAGCGTGCCTTAACCACTCATTTAGAGCAGGCAGTCACGCTGATAAATACAGGGGATTGCTTAGAGCGTTGCCAGGAATTCGTTTATGCATCCCAGCGACTGGTGGATACCTGCTCATCCATAGAGCAAAGCTTTAGCGAGGACAAAGATGAGATTAGGAAGCTTACTTCCAAAAAGAGAGTATCCAAATACACAAACTACTGTGAAGCGGGCATAGTGATGCACTTGCTCagatatttattaaaatcgggctACGAAGCCTCCAGGATTGGCGTGATAGCACCATATCGCGCTCAAGTAGAGCTATTCAAAAAGCTCGCCTCCAAACTGGACACCGACCTGGAGTGCAACACCGTGGATCAGTTCCAAGGCAGGGATAAAAATCTCATCATATACAGCTGCTCCAAAACAGGTGGTGATTTCTCTGACATGGAACGCTCACGGGAGGCAGAGATCCTGGAGGATCAGCGCCGTCTCACAGTGGCTATTACCCGTGCCAAGAACAAGCTCATCCTACTGGGGGACATTAAGTGCCTGGAGCAATACGGTCCCTTCCGTCAGCTTTTTAAGCACATTCCGGACAGGTGTCGGCTCAAGTTGGAAGAAGGCCGCATGGAGTTCGGCTGGCAGCGCATCCAAGAGGATTTGGTTGGTCTAATGGACACCTAG
- the Dna2 gene encoding DNA replication helicase/nuclease 2, isoform C codes for MATKRVLTPNILENDNTDVTSSNPQKKFKEQLDFSSDEVENIDWGDNDDFDLALIAAMDSISNHRLELTKWQRCEVVRLEQLPNRKGLKVHVKRISGGDPETADCQLLPPWNCMPMQVGDTVSLLGKWDPSAGCYVVDKEQGYCVSHPDFLISGTTVTGSLFCKRKSVLQERFRGLDSGNSMVIGTLVHELLQKVLRQKLFDKKHIQSALQEMLASSSLAHLLYASNLIQVEMEDHLMKFIDPIVSFVAQYVKGEPPSVLLPEVYRGQIHEICDIEENLWVPQLGLKGKVDVSVKVKNQRQREEIIPLELKTGRASFSMEHKGQLLLYQLMHSAQGRDTQSGLLLYLKEGLLREVASGRNEQRDLLMLRNDLAYWLTREVAIPASKEDPLEQLPLPEPVYHHSACGNCAYNTICSSFAQKDSSLQLSDSHPLKKLMPQLLEHLSEADHAYVQHWCGLLALEEQHNRQSSHVRSFWTKDPAEREKEGIAIRHLKLVKGQEVILEEGRYRQTLELGEEADPSRDLSLSGFDLGEYVVISSTSRLAVAAGFIVSIEARRLDLRLERDLSQRYSEETFIIDKHDSQSFATFNFTNLGMLLSEGERFQELRDIIVAKKPPEQHKVLPKIILTKGAPILLNLNKVQQNAALRALTTSSHLLIKGLPGTGKTQTLVALVRLLHLLGKSVLITAQTHSAVDNLIMRLLPFGLPMMRLGSGSRIHKQLEEISEERLTKDCKTVEELEKALGQPSIVGVTCLGCGHPLFQRRQFDYCIVDEATQVLQPTVLRPLIHCSKFVLVGDPEQLPPIVRSKEARQRGADETLFQRLDSEKATAVLSLQYRMNKTITRLANELTYGGDLKCASDEVSGARFEVELLNEAPRWVQRALTTHLEQAVTLINTGDCLERCQEFVYASQRLVDTCSSIEQSFSEDKDEIRKLTSKKRVSKYTNYCEAGIVMHLLRYLLKSGYEASRIGVIAPYRAQVELFKKLASKLDTDLECNTVDQFQGRDKNLIIYSCSKTGGDFSDMERSREAEILEDQRRLTVAITRAKNKLILLGDIKCLEQYGPFRQLFKHIPDRCRLKLEEGRMEFGWQRIQEDLVGLMDT; via the exons ATGGCCACCAAACGCGTGCTGACGCCTAATATTTTGGAGAATGATAACACTGACGTGACGTCATCCAATCCACAAAAGAAATTCAAAGAGCAACTGGATTTTTCGTCAGACGAAGTGGAGAACATTGATTGGGGTGACAATGATGACTTCGATTTGGCGCTGATTGCAGCTATGGATTCTATATCCAATCATCGATTGGAGCTCACCAAGTGGCAGCGTTGCGAAGTGGTGCGGCTGGAGCAGCTCCCCAATAGAAAAGGCCTTAAAGTGCATGTTAAGAGGATTTCTGGCGGGGATCCGGAGACAGCTGATTGCCAACTGCTACCGCCGTGGAATTGCATGCCAATGCAAGTTGGAGACACTGTCTCCCTGTTGGGCAAGTGGGATCCGTCTGCAGGATGCTATGTGGTCGATAAGGAGCAGGGCTACTGCGTGTCCCATCCGGATTTCCTCATTTCCGGCACCACAGTCACCGGTTCCCTGTTTTGCAAACGGAAATCTGTTCTGCAGGAACGATTTCGCGGTCTGGACTCGGGAAACTCT ATGGTCATTGGCACTCTGGTGCACGAATTGCTGCAAAAGGTTCTACGCCAGAAGCTCTTCGATAAAAAACACATTCAATCTGCCCTCCAGGAGATGCTGGCCAGCTCTTCTTTGGCTCATTTACTCTATGCCAGCAATCTCATCCAGGTGGAAATGGAGGATCATCTGATGAAATTCATTGATCCCATTGTCAGTTTTGTGGCCCAATATGTGAAGGGTGAACCGCCAAGTGTTTTGCTGCCCGAAGTCTATAGAGGTCAAATCCACGAGATATGCGATATAGAGGAGAACCTCTGGGTTCCACAACTGGGACTCAAGGGTAAGGTGGATGTCTCCGTAAAGGTAAAAAATCAACGGCAGAGGGAGGAGATCATACCACTGGAACTGAAGACCGGCCGAGCCAGCTTCTCCATGGAACACAAGGGCCAATTGCTGCTCTACCAACTGATGCACTCTGCCCAGGGCAGGGATACTCAATCGGGATTGCTTCTGTACCTCAAAGAGGGACTCCTACGAGAAGTTGCTAGCGGGAGAAACGAACAGAGGGATCTCCTTATGTTAAGAAATGATCTGGCCTACTGGCTAACACGTGAAGTAGCCATTCCGGCTAGCAAGGAGGATCCACTGGAGCAACTGCCGCTACCCGAACCCGTTTACCATCACAGCGCCTGCGGCAATTGTGCCTACAATACCATTTGCTCCAGTTTCGCCCAGAAGGATTCAAGTTTACAGCTAAGCGACTCACATCCCCTCAAGAAACTCATGCCACAGCTATTGGAGCATCTAAGTGAGGCAGACCATGCCTACGTGCAGCATTGGTGTGGTTTGCTGGCTCTAGAAGAGCAACACAATCGGCAGTCCTCGCATGTGAGGTCTTTTTGGACGAAGGACCCTGCGGAGagagaaaaagaaggcatagCCATTCGACATTTGAAGCTAGTGAAGGGTCAAGAAGTGATATTAGAAGAGGGACGCTATCGCCAGACCTTGGAGCTCGGTGAAGAGGCAGATCCCAGTCGAGATCTCAGCCTCAGTGGG TTCGACTTGGGCGAATATGTTGTAATCAGTTCCACATCCCGTTTGGCCGTTGCTGCTGGTTTTATTGTATCTATAGAAGCTCGTCGTTTGGATCTTCGGCTGGAGAGGGATCTTAGCCAGCGTTATAGCGAGGAGACCTTTATTATTGATAAGCACGATTCGCAGTCCTTTGCCACTTTTAACTTTACCAATCTTGGTATGCTGCTCTCCGAGGGAGAACGCTTCCAGGAGCTGAGAGATATTATTGTGGCCAAGAAGCCACCAGAGCAGCACAAAGTTCTGCCCAAGATCATCCTCACCAAGGGAGCACCCATTCTGCTGAATCTTAACAAAGTGCAACAAAATGCTGCTTTGCGTGCTTTGACAACCAGCAGTCACCTGTTGATCAAGGGACTGCCCGGCACTGGTAAGACCCAGACATTGGTTGCCCTTGTCAGACTGCTCCATCTTCTCGGAAAGAGTGTGCTTATTACAGCACAAACGCATTCGGCTGTGGACAATCTGATCATGCGTTTGCTGCCTTTCGGATTGCCCATGATGAGATTGGGCTCTGGGTCTAGGATTCATAAGCAGTTGGAGGAAATCAGCGAAGAGAGGTTAACAAAAGACTGCAAAACAGTAGAGGAATTGGAGAAGGCTCTAGGGCAGCCTTCCATTGTGGGAGTGACCTGTCTGGGATGTGGACATCCGCTCTTTCAGCGTCGTCAGTTCGATTATTGCATCGTGGATGAGGCCACGCAGGTGTTGCAGCCCACCGTGTTGCGTCCATTGATTCACTGCAGCAAATTTGTCCTTGTGGGAGATCCAGAACAGTTGCCGCCGATTGTCAGATCCAAAGAAGCCCGACAAAGGGGAGCGGATGAGACTTTATTCCAAAGATTGGACTCGGAAAAGGCCACCGCCGTTTTGAGTTTACAGTACCGCATGAACAAAACCATCACCCGGCTGGCCAATGAGCTCACCTATGGAGGAGACCTTAAGTGTGCATCGGATGAGGTGTCCGGCGCGAGGTTTGAAGTCGAACTGTTGAACGAAGCACCCAGATGGGTGCAGCGTGCCTTAACCACTCATTTAGAGCAGGCAGTCACGCTGATAAATACAGGGGATTGCTTAGAGCGTTGCCAGGAATTCGTTTATGCATCCCAGCGACTGGTGGATACCTGCTCATCCATAGAGCAAAGCTTTAGCGAGGACAAAGATGAGATTAGGAAGCTTACTTCCAAAAAGAGAGTATCCAAATACACAAACTACTGTGAAGCGGGCATAGTGATGCACTTGCTCagatatttattaaaatcgggctACGAAGCCTCCAGGATTGGCGTGATAGCACCATATCGCGCTCAAGTAGAGCTATTCAAAAAGCTCGCCTCCAAACTGGACACCGACCTGGAGTGCAACACCGTGGATCAGTTCCAAGGCAGGGATAAAAATCTCATCATATACAGCTGCTCCAAAACAGGTGGTGATTTCTCTGACATGGAACGCTCACGGGAGGCAGAGATCCTGGAGGATCAGCGCCGTCTCACAGTGGCTATTACCCGTGCCAAGAACAAGCTCATCCTACTGGGGGACATTAAGTGCCTGGAGCAATACGGTCCCTTCCGTCAGCTTTTTAAGCACATTCCGGACAGGTGTCGGCTCAAGTTGGAAGAAGGCCGCATGGAGTTCGGCTGGCAGCGCATCCAAGAGGATTTGGTTGGTCTAATGGACACCTAG